In Hermetia illucens chromosome 5, iHerIll2.2.curated.20191125, whole genome shotgun sequence, a single window of DNA contains:
- the LOC119657589 gene encoding cecropin-like peptide 1 — MQFSKLFVVFTILIVAFAGQSEASWWKKVFKPVEKLGQRVRDATIQGLGIAQQGANVLATVRGGPPQ; from the exons ATGcaattctcaaaactttttgttgtttttactaTTCTTATTGTTGCATTCGCTGGTCAGAGTGAAGCTAGTTGGTGGAAGAAAGTCTTCAAGCCAGTA GAGAAGCTTGGTCAACGAGTTCGTGATGCTACCATTCAGGGACTCGGAATTGCTCAGCAAGGTGCGAATGTTTTGGCAACCGTGCGAGGAGGCCCTCCGCAATGA